The following coding sequences are from one Apteryx mantelli isolate bAptMan1 unplaced genomic scaffold, bAptMan1.hap1 HAP1_SCAFFOLD_34, whole genome shotgun sequence window:
- the LOC136996368 gene encoding LOW QUALITY PROTEIN: olfactory receptor 6B1-like (The sequence of the model RefSeq protein was modified relative to this genomic sequence to represent the inferred CDS: deleted 1 base in 1 codon), translating into MEKGEWDNRTSPVEFLLLGMESVPSLQTPLFLLLLMIYLVIVSGNILIVVLVVADQHLHAPMTYFFLGNLSSLETCYSSTILPRLLASFLTGDRTISAHDYMAQLYFFGSFAATECFLLTAMACNRYLAICQPLLYASLMTWKVSLRLAAASWLLGFLLTTIATFFLSHLRFCGPKAMDHFFCDFIPLLELTCSDTSVVKLLGFTLSLLDVVSPFLFTLASYVCIRAAILKIPSSVGRQKAFSTCSSHLTVVTVFYGTLTVVYLIARTAPLRQLNKVFSFFYTVLTPLLNPLIYSLRNREVREALRKVVRNALACTQSS; encoded by the exons atggagaaaggggaatgggacaaccGCACATCACCAGTAGAGTTTCTCCTGTTGGGAATGGAGAGTGTCccctcactccagacaccactcttcctcctcttgcttaTGATCTACTTGGTCATCGtgtctgggaacatcctcatcgtTGTGCTCGTGGTGGCAGACCAGCATCTGCACGCTCCCATG ActtacttcttcctgggcaatctgtcctccttggagacttgctacagctccaccatcctgccccggctgctggccagcttcctgactggggacaggaCCATCTCTGCTCATGACTATATGGCTCAGCTCTATTTCTTTGGTTCTTTTGCAGCTACTGAGTGTTTCCTGCTCACGGCCATGGCCTGcaatcggtacttggccatatgccagcccctgctctatgcaagcctcatgacctggaaggtctctctacGGCTGGCAGCAGCATCGTGGCTACTGGGATTCCTTCTCACTACAATAGCCACTTTTTTCTTATCCCACTTAAGGTTCTGTGGCCCCAAGGCAatggaccacttcttctgtgattttatcccTTTGCTGGAGCTtacctgcagtgacaccagtgtTGTCAAACTACTAGGTTTCACACTGTCTCTCTTGGATGTAGTCTCCCCCTTCCTATTCACACTGGCATcctatgtgtgcatcagagctgctATCCTGAAGATCCCATCTagtgtgggcaggcagaaggccttctccacctgctcctctcacctcaccgttgtcacggttttctatggcaccctcaccgTTGTCTACCTGATAGCCAGAACAGCCCctctgaggcagctcaacaaagtcttctcctttttctacaccgtcctcacgcccctgctcaaccctctcatctacagcttgcggaacagggaggtcagggaggccctcagaAAAGTGGTCAGGAATGCTCTGGCTTGTACCCAGAGCTCATAG